Below is a genomic region from Deinococcus sp. YIM 77859.
CCGCTCGGTTCCGCCGCCCGATACCGGCACGGTGCACAGGCCGAGCCGCTCGGCCCCGCCGTGCAGGCCGAGTCCGCCGGTAAAGAGGCCGTACCCGTAGGCGTTATGAAAGGTCATGCCGGGCCGCGCGCCCGCAGCGTAGAGGCTGCGCGCGACCACCTCCGCAAACACGTCCAGGTCATTCTCGTCGTAGGCGACGACCGTGGGTTTGCCGGTGGTGCCGCTGCTGGCATGCAGTCGGCGCAGCCTCTCACGGGGCACGGCGGTCAGCCCCAGGGGGTAGTGGTCACGCAGGTCGCTCTTGCGCGTCAGGGGAAAGCGGGCGAGGTCGTCCAGCGTTCGCAGATCATCCGGCGTGACGCCCGCCGCCTCGAACTTCGCGCGGTAGGCGGGGACGTGTTCGAACTGGCGGGCGACCATCGCCTGAAGCTGCGCGAGTTGCAGGGCCCGCAGCTCGGCAAAGGGCATCGCTTCACGTTCGGGTTGGAACATCTTGACTCCAATCGGGGAGGCTTAGGGGGTCACCGACCACTTTGCCGGGGTTCAGGAGATTCAGGGGATCAAAGAGGGCCTTCACGTCCCGCATCACGTCGAGCGCGGCCCCGTGTTCGGCACGCAGGTAGGGGCGCTTGCGCAGGCCCACCCCATGCTCACCCGTGCAGGTGCCGCCTGCGGCGATGGCCTGGGTGGCGAGCTCATGCAGGACGCGTTCGATGCGCGCCCAGGTCTCAGTGTCGTCGGGCGGGGCGTGCATGAGCAGGTGCAGATTGCCGTCCCCGATGTGACCCACCAGAGGGGCGGTGAGCCCGTGTTTGGCGAGCAACCGCTGCGCGAGGGCCACGGTGCTTGCCAGCGCGGGAAGGGGCACGCACACGTCCCCGATCCGGGTGGCGTGGCCGGGCCAGGCGGCACGCAGCGCGTCATAGACGCCGTGACGAGCGGCCCACAGCGCGCCCTGCGCCTCGGGCGTACGGGCCTCACCCACCGTCACGCCACCGTGCAGCGCCGCCGCCTCCCGGAGCAGGGCGAGTTGCGTGTCCACGTCCGCCGCGTCCCGTCCCGCGACCTCGGCCCAGAGGGTGGGCGCCTCGGGGTCGTGGCGGTCGCGGTGGCGGTTCACGGCCCGCACGGTTGCGGCATCCACGAACTCCAGCCGCTCGGGCGTGACACCCAGGCCGCGCGCCGTCACGCTGGCGAGCACGGCGGACGCCACGTCGGGAAAGGCGAGCTGCACGCTGGCGGTCGCGGGTGGAAGCGGGTGCAGCCGCAGGGTGAGGGCCGTGATCACGCCCAGGGTGCCCTCTGAGCCGAGAAAGAGGTGCTTGAGGGCGTACCCACTGCTGCTCTTGCGCGCGGCGCTGCCCAGCGACAGAACGCGTCCGTCGAGCAGCGCCACCCGCAGGCTCAGCACGTTCTCACGCATGCCGCCGTAACGGACCGTGGTCGTGCCGCTCGCATGGGTGGCTGCCATGCCACCTAGGCTCGCGTCCGCACCGGGATCCACCGGGAAGAACAGGCCGTGCGAACGCAGACGGCGGTTCAGAGCGACCCGGCGCACCCCCGGCCCCACCGTCACCGTAAAGCCCAGCGGGTCCACCTCACCCACCGTATCCAGGCCGCTGAGGTCGAGGGAAATGGCACCCGGCAGCGGCAGGGCCGCACCTTCCAGGCTGGTGCCCGCCCCCCAGGGCGTGACCGGGACGCGGTGGTCACGCGCGACGGCGAGGGTGGCGAGCACGTCCGCCTCCGACTGGGCAAACACCACCGCGCCGGGAATGCAGGTGTACGGCGTCCCCTCGTCACGTGCGTGGGCCTGGAGGTCGCCGGGCAGAACGCTGACCCGTTCCCCCAGGCGCTCACGCAGCACTGCTCGCCAGCCGTTGGCCGTCAACGCTGCCCCCGCGGCTACTTGAGCAGTGTCCAGGTGCCGTTTTGCACCGTCACCATCACTCGGGAACGCTGGTCAAGGCCGAGGTGGTCCGTTTTGCTCATGTTAAAGATGCCGTGGGTGCCGATCACGTTCTTGGTGTTTTCCAGCGCGTCACGCAGAGCGGCACGGAACTCCGGCGTGCCGGGCTTGGCTTTTTTCAGCGCGACGGGAATGGCCTTTTGCATCAGCAGGCCGGCATCCCACATATGCGCGCCAAAGGTGCTGACGGAGTTCTGGCCGTACTTGGCCTCGTAGCGGCCCGTGTAGTCTAGGCCCACCTTCTTCAGCGGATTACTCGCGGGAAGCTGGTCGGCGACCAGCACCGGCCCGGCAGGAAGGATCGCTCCCTCCACGTCCTTGCCGCCCACCCGCAGGAAATCGGCGTTGGCGACCCCGTGCGTCTGGTAGATCTTGCCCGCAAAGCCGCGGTCCCGCAGGGTCTTCTGCGGCAGCACGGCGGGTACCCCGGAGGCCCCGATCAGCACGGCGTCGGGCTTGGCGGCCATGATCTTGAGGATCTGGCCGGTCACGCTCGTGTCACTGCGCCCGTAGCGTTCGGTGGCCACCACCCGGATGCCGCGCGCGGCGGCACTCTTCTGGAACTCGTTGAGCCAGCCTTCCCCATAGGCGTCGTTGAAGCCGATGTAGCCCACGGTCTTCACGCCGTTTTGCTGCATGTGTCCCGCGATGGCAGCGGCCATAATCGCGTCGGTCTGCGGGGTCTTAAAGACCCAGCGGCGTTTGTCATCCACCGGCTTGATGATCGCCTCGGACGCCGCGAGGCTGATCATGGGCACCTTGGCCTCCGCCACCACGTCGATCATCGCCAGCGAAGCGGGCGTGGTCGTGGTGCCCACAATGAGGTCTACCCGGCCGTCCTGAATGAGCTTGCGCGCGGCGGTGACCGCAGCCGTGGTGTCCGAAGCGTCGTCGAGGATGGTGTACACGACCTTCTGGCCGCCGATGGTCTGCGGCAGCAGCGCGACGGTGTTCTTCTCGGGAATGCCCAGGCTGGCGGCTGGCCCGGTCGAGGAGACGATCACGCCAACCCGCACCTCTGCGAGCGCGAGGGACGAGGCGGCGAGCACGGCCGTCAGGAGCAGGTGGGCTGAACGCTTCATGGTAAACCTCCACGGGGCGCCGCTCCGAAGACTGCGGAGGGCGAGGGATGCCGAAGTGTGCTTGCGCGGATGGTAGCAGAAAGCGGCCCAAACAAACGAACGTTCGGCACTCGGGTCACCTTGAGGGCTCTCCTGCAGGGGGCTGGAGCAGTGCCCGCGCCGTGTTCTCGTCGGTCACAAGGGTATTCAGCAGGCGGCCCGCCAGCGCGGCGCGCAGGGCCTCCACCTTGCCCAGACCGCTCGCGACGCAGATCGCGTGCGGAACCCGCTGCATCAGGCTGAGGTCGGGGCCACTCGCGCGGGCGTTGAGAGAAAGAGAACGGTAGCTGCCGTCCGCTCGGTAGAAGACGGTCGCGATATCCCCCACCACGCCCTCGGCGTCAAGGAGGGTCAAGTCTGCGGGGTCAAGCGCGCCAGAGACGTAGACGTGGCTGGGGTGATGGGCGGTGCGGCTCCCGACCGAGTACAGCAGCACCTCGGCGCGGGCCTGAAGGTCCAGGACATGCCGCACACTGCGCTCGCGCCACATCGCCTCTTTGGTGGCCGGGTCGTCAAAGAAGGTGGGCACCGGAAAGAGGTGGGCCCGCCCCGCGTAGTTGCGCGCAAAGCGGGTGATGGTATCCGTCACAAAGCCGCTCATAAAATCCAGGGCGCTCGCGCTGCCGTTGAGCTGCACGAAGTCCAGGTTGCTGATGCGCCGCGGCTGGAGCGCGCGTGACACCGCGTCCAGCGTGTTCCCCCAAGCCAGGCCGACCGTCTGCCCGGGCCGCAGCACACCCCCCAGCAGGCTGGCGGTGGCCACGGCGACACGCTCCAGCCAGGTGTCCTCTGGGCTGCCGACCGGAACGCCCACCACGTGCGCCCGCAAAAAGGGATAGCGCTCCCGGAGCTGCGCCTCTAGGCTCTGTGGGTGGGCCTGGGGGTCGTGAATTCGGATCTCGACCAGCCCGCTGCGCCGCGCAAGCGTGAGTAGGCGGCTCACCTTAGGCCGTGACAGGTTCAGCTCGCGCGCGATCGCGTCGGTGGTCAGGCCCTGGTGGTAGTACAGCCGGGCCACCTGAACAGCCTGCGCCGTCTGATCATCGGTCATGCCCTCGGTCACGCTCCCAGGATACGGGCTCCCATCTGCCGCCCTTCCCCCTGAACATCTGTTCATACCCCCTTGACAAATGTTCAATCCCTCTGGAAGATGAACGAATCTACAGTTTGGTGCGCTCTGGTCCTGCCTGTGGTTTGCCCCGGTGCAGAGGCCGCCGCTGCACCGGGGAGGGGGAAGATGAAGTTCACACTCGCGCAGGAATGTATGGCGGAACTGCTCGGCACGATGGTGCTGATCCTCTTTGGGGTGGGGGTGGTGGCGATGGTGGTGCTCTTTGCCAGTACCAACCCACCGATTCCCGGCCAGATCGTCAACGGCGGCTACACCAACGTCACGCTGGGTTGGGGCTTTGGGGTGCTGATGGGCATCCTGATCTCGGGCACCATCAGCGGGGCGCACCTCAATC
It encodes:
- a CDS encoding FAD-binding oxidoreductase, coding for MTANGWRAVLRERLGERVSVLPGDLQAHARDEGTPYTCIPGAVVFAQSEADVLATLAVARDHRVPVTPWGAGTSLEGAALPLPGAISLDLSGLDTVGEVDPLGFTVTVGPGVRRVALNRRLRSHGLFFPVDPGADASLGGMAATHASGTTTVRYGGMRENVLSLRVALLDGRVLSLGSAARKSSSGYALKHLFLGSEGTLGVITALTLRLHPLPPATASVQLAFPDVASAVLASVTARGLGVTPERLEFVDAATVRAVNRHRDRHDPEAPTLWAEVAGRDAADVDTQLALLREAAALHGGVTVGEARTPEAQGALWAARHGVYDALRAAWPGHATRIGDVCVPLPALASTVALAQRLLAKHGLTAPLVGHIGDGNLHLLMHAPPDDTETWARIERVLHELATQAIAAGGTCTGEHGVGLRKRPYLRAEHGAALDVMRDVKALFDPLNLLNPGKVVGDPLSLPDWSQDVPTRT
- a CDS encoding ABC transporter substrate-binding protein, with the protein product MKRSAHLLLTAVLAASSLALAEVRVGVIVSSTGPAASLGIPEKNTVALLPQTIGGQKVVYTILDDASDTTAAVTAARKLIQDGRVDLIVGTTTTPASLAMIDVVAEAKVPMISLAASEAIIKPVDDKRRWVFKTPQTDAIMAAAIAGHMQQNGVKTVGYIGFNDAYGEGWLNEFQKSAAARGIRVVATERYGRSDTSVTGQILKIMAAKPDAVLIGASGVPAVLPQKTLRDRGFAGKIYQTHGVANADFLRVGGKDVEGAILPAGPVLVADQLPASNPLKKVGLDYTGRYEAKYGQNSVSTFGAHMWDAGLLMQKAIPVALKKAKPGTPEFRAALRDALENTKNVIGTHGIFNMSKTDHLGLDQRSRVMVTVQNGTWTLLK
- a CDS encoding sugar-binding transcriptional regulator, coding for MNICQGGMNRCSGGRAADGSPYPGSVTEGMTDDQTAQAVQVARLYYHQGLTTDAIARELNLSRPKVSRLLTLARRSGLVEIRIHDPQAHPQSLEAQLRERYPFLRAHVVGVPVGSPEDTWLERVAVATASLLGGVLRPGQTVGLAWGNTLDAVSRALQPRRISNLDFVQLNGSASALDFMSGFVTDTITRFARNYAGRAHLFPVPTFFDDPATKEAMWRERSVRHVLDLQARAEVLLYSVGSRTAHHPSHVYVSGALDPADLTLLDAEGVVGDIATVFYRADGSYRSLSLNARASGPDLSLMQRVPHAICVASGLGKVEALRAALAGRLLNTLVTDENTARALLQPPAGEPSR